Proteins encoded within one genomic window of Dasypus novemcinctus isolate mDasNov1 chromosome 17, mDasNov1.1.hap2, whole genome shotgun sequence:
- the PCGF1 gene encoding polycomb group RING finger protein 1 isoform X1: MASPQGGQIAIAMRLRNQLQSVYKMDPLRNEEEVRVKIKDLNEHIVCCLCAGYFVDATTITECLHTFCKSCIVKYLQTSKYCPMCNIKIHETQPLLNLKLDRVMQDIVYKLVPGLQDSEEKRIREFYQSRGLDRVTQPSGEEPALSNLGLPFSSFDHSKAHYYRYDEQLSLCLERLSSGKDKNKSVLQNKYVRCSVRAEVRHLRRVLCHRLMLNPQHVQLLFDNEVLPDHMTMKQIWLSRWFGKPSPLLLQYSVKEKRR, encoded by the exons ATGGCGTCTCCTCAGGGGGGCCAGATTGCGATCGCGATGAGGCTTCGGAACCAGCTCCAGTCAGTGTACAAGATGGACCCGCTACGGAACGAG GAGGAGGTCCGGGTGAAGATCAAAGACCTGAATGAGCACATCGTCTGCTGCCTGTGTGCCGGCTACTTCGTCGATGCCACCACGATCACAGAGTGTCTTCACACTT TCTGCAAGAGTTGTATTGTGAAGTACCTCCAAACCAGCAAGTACTGCCCCATGTGCAACATCAAGATCCACGAGACACAGCCACTGCTCAACCTCAAACTGGACCGGGTCATGCAGGACATTGTGTATAAGCTAGTGCCTGGCTTGCAAGACA GCGAGGAGAAACGGATTCGGGAATTCTACCAGTCCCGAGGCTTGGACCGGGTCACTCAGCCCAGCGGGGAAG AACCAGCCCTGAGCAACCTTGGCCTCCCCTTCAGCAGTTTCGACCACTCTAAGGCCCACTACTATCGCTACGATGAACAGCTGAGCCTATGCCTGGAGCGGCTGAG TTCTGGCAAAGACAAGAATAAGAGTGTTTTACAG AACAAATATGTCCGATGTTCCGTTAGAGCTGAGGTTCGCCATCTCCGGAGGGTCCTGTGTCACCGCTTGATGCTTAATCCCCAGCAT GTGCAGCTCCTATTTGACAATGAAGTTCTCCCTGACCACATGACAATGAAACAGATATGGCTTTCCCGCTGGTTCGGCAAG CCATCCCCTTTGCTCTTACAATACAGTGTGAAAGAGAAGAGGAGGTAG
- the AUP1 gene encoding lipid droplet-regulating VLDL assembly factor AUP1 isoform X2, with protein sequence MEPPPAPGPERLFDSHRLPGDGFLLLALLLYAPVGFCLLVLRLFLGIHVFLVSCALPDSVLRRFVVRTMCAVLGLVARQEDPGLRDPRVRVLISNHVTPFDHNIVNLLTSCSTPLLNSPPSFVCWSRGFMEMDGQGELVESLKRFCASTRVPPTPLLLFPEEEATNGREGLLRFSSWPFSIQDVVQPLSLQVQRPLVSVTVSDASWVSELLWSLFVPFTVYQVRWLRPVHRQLGEGNEAFALRVQQLVAKDLGQTATRLTPADKAEHMKRQRHPRLRPQSVQSSFPPSPGPSPDVQLATLAQRVKEVLPHVPLGVIQRDLARTGCVDLTITNLLEGAVAFMPEDITEGAHSLPTASAAKALACLMMMTSQAL encoded by the exons ATGGAGCCTCCCCCGGCGCCGGGGCCGGAGCGGCTCTTCGACTCGCACCG GCTCCCGGGCGACGGCTTCCTGCTCCTCGCGCTGCTGCTCTACGCGCCCGTCGGGTTCTGCCTCCTCGTCCTGCGCCTCTTCCTCGGCATCCACGTCTTCCTGGTCAGCTGCGCTCTGCCGGACAGCGTCCTCCGCAG GTTCGTGGTGCGGACCATGTGTGCGGTGCTGGGGCTCGTGGCCCGGCAGGAGGACCCCGGCCTCCGGGATCCCCGCGTCAGGGTCCTCATCTCCAACCACGTGACGCCTTTCGACCACAACATAGTTAACCTGCTCACCAGCTGTAGCACC CCTCTGCTCAATAGTCCCCCCAGTTTTGTGTGCTGGTCTCGGGGCTTCATGGAGATGGATGGGCAGGGGGAGTTGGTGGAGTCACTCAAGAGATTCTGTGCTTCCACGAgggttccccccacccctctgctGCTATTCCCTGAGGAGGAGGCCACCAATGGCCGGGAAGGACTCCTGCGATTCAG TTCCTGGCCGTTTTCTATCCAGGATGTGGTACAGCCTCTCAGCCTGCAAGTTCAGAGACCCCTGGTCTCTGTG ACCGTGTCAGATGCCTCCTGGGTCTCAGAACTGCTGTGGTCACTTTTCGTCCCTTTCACGGTGTATCAAGTAAG GTGGCTCCGTCCTGTTCATCGCCAGCTGGGGGAGGGGAACGAGGCGTTTGCCCTCCGTGTACAGCAG CTGGTGGCAAAGGATTTGGGCCAGACAGCAACACGGCTCACTCCAGCAGACAAAGCCGAGCACATGAAGCGACAAAGACACCCCAGATTACGCCCCCAATCAG TTCagtcttctttccctccctcccctggcccTTCTCCTGATGTGCAACTGGCAACTCTGGCTCAGAGAGTCAAAGAAGTTTTGCCCCATGTGCCACTGGGTGTCATCCAGAGAGACCTGG CCAGGACAGGGTGTGTAGATTTGACCATCACCAATCTGCTTGAGGGGGCTGTAGCCTTCATGCCTGAAGACATCACTGAGGGTGCCCATTCCCTTCCCACAGCCTCTGCCGCCAAG GCACTCGCGTGTTTAATGATGATGACTTCGCAAGCCCTCTGA
- the AUP1 gene encoding lipid droplet-regulating VLDL assembly factor AUP1 isoform X1: MEPPPAPGPERLFDSHRLPGDGFLLLALLLYAPVGFCLLVLRLFLGIHVFLVSCALPDSVLRRFVVRTMCAVLGLVARQEDPGLRDPRVRVLISNHVTPFDHNIVNLLTSCSTPLLNSPPSFVCWSRGFMEMDGQGELVESLKRFCASTRVPPTPLLLFPEEEATNGREGLLRFSSWPFSIQDVVQPLSLQVQRPLVSVTVSDASWVSELLWSLFVPFTVYQVRWLRPVHRQLGEGNEAFALRVQQLVAKDLGQTATRLTPADKAEHMKRQRHPRLRPQSVQSSFPPSPGPSPDVQLATLAQRVKEVLPHVPLGVIQRDLARTGCVDLTITNLLEGAVAFMPEDITEGAHSLPTASAAKFPSSGPVTPQPTVLTFAKSSWARQESLQERKQALYEYARRRFTERQAQEAD, from the exons ATGGAGCCTCCCCCGGCGCCGGGGCCGGAGCGGCTCTTCGACTCGCACCG GCTCCCGGGCGACGGCTTCCTGCTCCTCGCGCTGCTGCTCTACGCGCCCGTCGGGTTCTGCCTCCTCGTCCTGCGCCTCTTCCTCGGCATCCACGTCTTCCTGGTCAGCTGCGCTCTGCCGGACAGCGTCCTCCGCAG GTTCGTGGTGCGGACCATGTGTGCGGTGCTGGGGCTCGTGGCCCGGCAGGAGGACCCCGGCCTCCGGGATCCCCGCGTCAGGGTCCTCATCTCCAACCACGTGACGCCTTTCGACCACAACATAGTTAACCTGCTCACCAGCTGTAGCACC CCTCTGCTCAATAGTCCCCCCAGTTTTGTGTGCTGGTCTCGGGGCTTCATGGAGATGGATGGGCAGGGGGAGTTGGTGGAGTCACTCAAGAGATTCTGTGCTTCCACGAgggttccccccacccctctgctGCTATTCCCTGAGGAGGAGGCCACCAATGGCCGGGAAGGACTCCTGCGATTCAG TTCCTGGCCGTTTTCTATCCAGGATGTGGTACAGCCTCTCAGCCTGCAAGTTCAGAGACCCCTGGTCTCTGTG ACCGTGTCAGATGCCTCCTGGGTCTCAGAACTGCTGTGGTCACTTTTCGTCCCTTTCACGGTGTATCAAGTAAG GTGGCTCCGTCCTGTTCATCGCCAGCTGGGGGAGGGGAACGAGGCGTTTGCCCTCCGTGTACAGCAG CTGGTGGCAAAGGATTTGGGCCAGACAGCAACACGGCTCACTCCAGCAGACAAAGCCGAGCACATGAAGCGACAAAGACACCCCAGATTACGCCCCCAATCAG TTCagtcttctttccctccctcccctggcccTTCTCCTGATGTGCAACTGGCAACTCTGGCTCAGAGAGTCAAAGAAGTTTTGCCCCATGTGCCACTGGGTGTCATCCAGAGAGACCTGG CCAGGACAGGGTGTGTAGATTTGACCATCACCAATCTGCTTGAGGGGGCTGTAGCCTTCATGCCTGAAGACATCACTGAGGGTGCCCATTCCCTTCCCACAGCCTCTGCCGCCAAG TTCCCCAGCTCTGGCCCGGTGACCCCTCAGCCCACAGTCCTAACATTTGCCAAGTCCTCCTGGGCCCGGCAGGAGAGCTTGCAGGAGCGCAAGCAGGCACTCTATGAATATGCAAGAAG GAGATTCACAGAAAGACAGGCCCAGGAGGCTGACTGA
- the PCGF1 gene encoding polycomb group RING finger protein 1 isoform X2, whose product MASPQGGQIAIAMRLRNQLQSVYKMDPLRNEEEVRVKIKDLNEHIVCCLCAGYFVDATTITECLHTFCKSCIVKYLQTSKYCPMCNIKIHETQPLLNLKLDRVMQDIVYKLVPGLQDSEEKRIREFYQSRGLDRVTQPSGEEPALSNLGLPFSSFDHSKAHYYRYDEQLSLCLERLSSGKDKNKSVLQNKYVRCSVRAEVRHLRRVLCHRLMLNPQHPSPLLLQYSVKEKRR is encoded by the exons ATGGCGTCTCCTCAGGGGGGCCAGATTGCGATCGCGATGAGGCTTCGGAACCAGCTCCAGTCAGTGTACAAGATGGACCCGCTACGGAACGAG GAGGAGGTCCGGGTGAAGATCAAAGACCTGAATGAGCACATCGTCTGCTGCCTGTGTGCCGGCTACTTCGTCGATGCCACCACGATCACAGAGTGTCTTCACACTT TCTGCAAGAGTTGTATTGTGAAGTACCTCCAAACCAGCAAGTACTGCCCCATGTGCAACATCAAGATCCACGAGACACAGCCACTGCTCAACCTCAAACTGGACCGGGTCATGCAGGACATTGTGTATAAGCTAGTGCCTGGCTTGCAAGACA GCGAGGAGAAACGGATTCGGGAATTCTACCAGTCCCGAGGCTTGGACCGGGTCACTCAGCCCAGCGGGGAAG AACCAGCCCTGAGCAACCTTGGCCTCCCCTTCAGCAGTTTCGACCACTCTAAGGCCCACTACTATCGCTACGATGAACAGCTGAGCCTATGCCTGGAGCGGCTGAG TTCTGGCAAAGACAAGAATAAGAGTGTTTTACAG AACAAATATGTCCGATGTTCCGTTAGAGCTGAGGTTCGCCATCTCCGGAGGGTCCTGTGTCACCGCTTGATGCTTAATCCCCAGCAT CCATCCCCTTTGCTCTTACAATACAGTGTGAAAGAGAAGAGGAGGTAG
- the DQX1 gene encoding ATP-dependent RNA helicase DQX1, translating to MAAQPPAAEESGPGPGESELAVNPFDGLPFSSRYYELLEQRRALPIWASRFVFLEQLESSPSGVVLVSGEPGAGKSTQIPQWCAEFALARGFQKGQVTVTQPYPLAAQRLALRVADEMDLTLGHEIGYSIPQEDCTGPDTLLRFCWDRLLLQEVASTRGTGAWSVLVLDEAQERSVASDLLQGLLRDAKLGNLPGDRRVVVVTDPALEPKLQGFWGNAPLVRVPREPGGSPMPIYSDTVPTDRVKAACRAVLDLCREEAPGDVLVYLPSEEEISQCCESLSREAGPLAPQGPPPRVLPLHPGCGPAVQAVYENLDPGGRKVVVTHWLADFCFSLPAVRHVIDSGLELRSVYSPQIRAESQVLRPISKCQAEARRLRARGSPPGSCLRLYPKSFLDLEAPPLPRPRLCEENLSPLVLLLKRRQIADPGECRFLDRPAPEALMQALEDLDYLAALDDDGDLSDLGIVLSEFPLPPELAKALLASCEFGCVDEMLTLAAMLTAAPGFTCPPLCAKEVALRRALEHPDGDHSSLIQVYEAFIQNGEDEAWCQARGLNRAALCHARKLRGELLDLMQQIELPLSQPAFGSERNRRDLQKALVSGFFLKVARDTDGTGNYLLLTHKHVAQLSPNCCYRSRRAPARPPPWVLYHNFSISKDNCLSIVSEIQPQMLVELAPPYFLSNLPPSESRDLLNQLRKEMTDSAAESEPSPTRELGDGCVLQ from the exons ATGGCTGCTCAGCCGCCAGCGGCAGAAGAGTCCGGCCCAGGCCCCGGGGAGTCTGAACTGGCTGTGAACCCTTTTGATGGGCTCCCCTTCTCTTCCCGGTACTACGAGCTGCTTGAGCAGCGCCGAGCCTTGCCCATCTGGGCTTCTCGCTTTGTCTTCTTGGAGCAGTTGGAGAGTAGCCCCAGCGGAGTGGTGCTGGTGTCCGGGGAGCCTGGCGCCGGCAAGAGCACCCAG ATCCCTCAGTGGTGTGCAGAGTTTGCATTGGCCAGGGGGTTCCAGAAGGGCCAGGTAACTGTCACTCAGCCCTACCCTCTGGCAGCCCAGAGACTGGCTCTGCGGGTTGCTGATGAGATGGACCTGACCTTGGGCCATGAGATTGGATACAGCATCCCCCAGGAGGACTGCACGGGGCCGGACACCCtgctcag GTTCTGCTGGGACAGGCTGCTCCTGCAGGAGGTGGCCTCGACCCGGGGCACAGGAGCCTGGAGCGTGCTGGTGCTGGACGAGGCCCAGGAGCGGTCAGTGGCCTCTGACTTGCTCCAGGGGCTGCTGCGAGACGCCAAGCTGGGAAACCTCCCGGGGGACCGCAGAGTAGTTGTGGTCACTGATCCCGCCCTTGAACCCAAGCTCCAAGGCTTTTGGGGCAATGCCCCTCTTGTGCGTGTCCCCAGAGAGCCTGGGGGCAGCCCCATGCCCATCTACAGCGACACTGTGCCCACTGACCGAGTGAAAGCCGCCTGCCGGGCCGTGCTGGACTTGTGCCGGGAGGAGGCTCCAGGCGACGTGCTAGTGTACCTGCCTAGTGAGGAG GAAATTTCCCAGTGCTGTGAATCCTTGTCCAGGGAAGCGGGGCCCCTGGCTCCCCAAGGGCCTCCCCCACGGGTGCTGCCCCTTCACCCAGGCTGTGGTCCGGCCGTTCAGGCTGTGTACGAGAACCTGGACCCAGGAGGCCGTAAGGTCGTGGTCACTCACTGGCTGGCTGACTTCTGCTTCTCCCTCCCTGCCGTCCGACACGTCATCGACTCAGGGCTGGAGCTGCGAAGT GTGTACAGCCCTCAGATCCGAGCGGAATCCCAAGTCTTGAGGCCAATCAGCAAGTGCCAGGCAGAGGCAAGACGACTGCGCGCAAGAGGGTCCCCGCCAG GATCCTGCCTCCGCCTGTACCCTAAGTCCTTCCTAGACCTGGAGGCCCCCCCGCTGCCCCGCCCCAGGCTGTGTGAGGAGAACCTGAGCCCCCTGGTTCTCCTGCTCAAGCGGAGACAGATCGCAGACCCCGGGGAGTGCCGCTTCCTGGACCGGCCTG CTCCCGAAGCCCTGATGCAGGCCCTGGAAGACCTAGACTACCTGGCAGCCCTGGACGATGACGGGGACCTGTCGGACCTGGGCATCGTCCTCTCCGAGTTCCCCCTGCCTCCTGAGCTGGCCAAAGCCCTGCTGGCCTCATGCGAGTTTGGCTGTGTGGACGAGATGCTCACCCTGGCGGCCATGCTCACCG CTGCCCCTGGGTTTACCTGTCCTCCACTCTGTGCAAAAGAAGTTGCTCTGCGCCGGGCCCTGGAGCACCCCGACGGTGACCACAGCTCTCTGATCCAGGTGTATGAAGCTTTTATACAGA aTGGGGAAGATGAGGCTTGGTGCCAGGCTCGGGGTCTAAACCGGGCGGCGTTGTGTCATGCCCGTAAACTGCGTGGAGAGCTCCTCGATCTCATGCAGCAAATTGAACTTCCCTTGTCCCAACCAGCTTTTGGTTCTGAGCGGAACCGCAGAGACCTTCAGAAAGCACTGGTGTCAGGATTCTTCCTCAAG GTGGCCCGAGACACAGACGGGACTGGAAATTACCTGCTCCTAACCCACAAGCATGTGGCCCAGCTGTCCCCAAACTGCTGCTACCGAAGCCGCCGAGCCCCGGCCAGACCCCCACCCTGGGTGCTTTACCACAATTTCTCCATTTCCAAAGACAACTGCCTTTCCATTGTTTCTGAGATCCAACCACAGAT GCTGGTGGAGTTGGCCCCCCCGTACTTCCTGAGTAACTTGCCTCCGAGTGAGAGCAGAGACCTTCTGAACCAGCTGAGGAAAGAAATGACAGATTCTGCAGCAGAGAGTGAACCCTCTCCCACCCGGGAGCTTGGAGATGGCTGTGTCCTGCAGTAA
- the HTRA2 gene encoding serine protease HTRA2, mitochondrial isoform X2, whose protein sequence is MAALRAGRAAGRSLWGWRALGGARWGTGPVVTPDLRALLTSGASDARARVTYWPLRPPARLSAGDPEPPACPTSGTPDPPRARLTAGTSASRNASETPGARPPVWLAVALGAGGAVVLLLWGGGRGPPAVLAAVPGPPPTSPRSQYNFIADVVEKTAPAVVYIEILGRHPFSGREVPISNGSGFVVAADGLIVTNAHVVADRRRVRVRLPSGDTYEATVTAVDPVADIATLRIQTKEPLPTLPLGRSSDVRQGEFVVAMGSPFALQNTITSGIVSSAQRPARDLGLPQTNVEYIQTDAAIDFGNSGGPLVNLDGEVIGVNTMKVTAGISFAIPSDRLREFLHRGEKKTSLRNCSFENQAFLMFSMAYSSIKSSWAPLHTGLVCGRVM, encoded by the exons ATGGCTGCGCTGAGGGCGGGGCGGGCTGCAGGCCGGAGCCTCTGGGGATGGCGGGCGCTGGGGGGGGCGCGCTGGGGGACCGGACCCGTGGTGACCCCTGACCTCCGGGCCCTGCTGACGTCAGGAGCTTCCGACGCTCGGGCTCGGGTGACGTACTGGCCCCTCCGTCCCCCGGCCCGGTTGTCCGCGGGGGATCCTGAGCCTCCGGCATGTCCGACGTCGGGGACCCCCGATCCCCCCCGAGCGCGGCTGACCGCGGGGACCTCCGCGTCCCGGAATGCCTCAGAGACCCCCGGAGCACGCCCGCCCGTGTGGCTGGCGGTGGCGCTGGGCGCCGGGGGAGCGGTGGTGTTGCTGTTGTGGGGCGGGGGTCGCGGGCCCCCAGCGGTCCTGGCTGCTGTCCCTGGCCCGCCGCCCACCTCTCCCCGGAGCCAGTACAATTTCATTGCAGACGTGGTGGAGAAGACGGCCCCTGCCGTGGTCTACATCGAGATCTTGGGCCG GCACCCTTTCTCCGGCCGCGAGGTCCCTATCTCAAACGGCTCTGGATTCGTGGTGGCTGCCGATGGGCTCATCGTGACCAACGCCCATGTGGTGGCTGATCGTCGCCGGGTCCGTGTGAGGCTGCCCAGCGGTGACACGTATGAGGCCACGGTCACAGCTGTGGATCCCGTGGCAGACATCGCCACGCTCAGGATTCAGACCAAG GAGCCTCTGCCCACACTGCCTCTGGGCCGCTCGTCTGATGTGCGCCAAGGGGAGTTTGTGGTTGCCATGGGAAGTCCCTTTGCACTACAGAACACGATCACATCGGGGATCGTCAGCTCTGCTCAGCGCCCAGCCAGAGACCTGGGACTACCCCAAACCAACGTGGAATACATCCAGACAGATGCAGCTATTGAT TTTGGAAACTCTGGAGGTCCCCTGGTTAACCTG GATGGGGAGGTGATTGGGGTGAACACCATGAAGGTCACAGCTGGAATCTCCTTTGCCATCCCTTCTGATCGCCTTCGAGAGTTTCTACATCGTGGGGAAAAGAAGA CATCCTTGCGGAACTGCAGCTTCGAGAACCAAGCTTTCCTGATGTTCAGCATGGCGTACTCATCCATAAAGTCATCCTGGGCTCCCCTGCACACCG GGCTGGTCTGCGGCCGGGTGATGTGA
- the TLX2 gene encoding T-cell leukemia homeobox protein 2 — translation MEPAVLAPHNLAHHEPISFGIDQILSGPEPPGGGLGPARAGPGHGDSAAFSGGFHGASGYGSTGSLAPLPGSSGVGPGGVIRVPAHRPLPVPPPAGSAPAVPGPSGLGGAGGLAGLTFPWMDNGRRFAKDRLTAALSPFSGTRRIGHPYQNRTPPKRKKPRTSFSRSQVLELERRFLRQKYLASAERAALAKALRMTDAQVKTWFQNRRTKWRRQTAEEREAERHRAGRLLLHLQQDALPRPLRPPLPPDPLCLHNSSLFALQNLQPWAEDNKVASVSGLASVV, via the exons ATGGAGCCGGCGGTGCTGGCCCCGCATAACCTCGCGCACCACGAGCCAATCAGCTTCGGCATCGACCAGATCCTGAGCGGCCCCGAGCCTCCGGGGGGCGGCCTAGGCCCGGCACGCGCGGGCCCGGGCCATGGGGACAGTGCGGCGTTCTCGGGTGGATTCCACGGCGCCTCGGGCTACGGCTCCACGGGCTCGCTGGCCCCGCTGCCCGGCAGCTCCGGCGTGGGTCCCGGCGGCGTGATCCGGGTCCCCGCGCACCGCCCGCTGCCCGTGCCACCGCCCGCGGGGAGCGCGCCTGCCGTGCCTGGGCCCTCGGGCTTGGGCGGCGCCGGGGGCCTTGCCGGACTCACCTTTCCCTGGATGGACAACGGCCGCCGCTTCGCCAAGGACCGGCTCACGG CCGCGCTCTCGCCCTTCTCCGGGACGCGCCGCATAGGCCACCCCTACCAAAACCGGACCCCCCCGAAGCGGAAGAAGCCGCGCACGTCCTTCTCGCGCTCGCAGGTGCTGGAGCTGGAGCGGCGCTTCCTGCGCCAGAAGTACCTGGCCTCGGCCGAGAGGGCGGCGCTGGCCAAGGCCCTGCGCATGACGGACGCCCAGGTCAAGACGTGGTTCCAGAACCGGCGCACCAAGTGGCG GCGCCAGACAGCCGAGGAGCGCGAGGCCGAGAGGCACCGCGCCGGCCGCCTGCTCCTGCACCTGCAGCAAGACGCGCTCCCGCGGCCGCTGCGGCCGCCGCTGCCCCCGGACCCGCTGTGTCTGCACAACTCGTCGCTCTTCGCGCTGCAGAACCTGCAGCCCTGGGCCGAGGACAACAAGGTGGCCTCCGTGTCCGGGCTCGCCTCGGTGGTGTGA
- the HTRA2 gene encoding serine protease HTRA2, mitochondrial isoform X1 codes for MAALRAGRAAGRSLWGWRALGGARWGTGPVVTPDLRALLTSGASDARARVTYWPLRPPARLSAGDPEPPACPTSGTPDPPRARLTAGTSASRNASETPGARPPVWLAVALGAGGAVVLLLWGGGRGPPAVLAAVPGPPPTSPRSQYNFIADVVEKTAPAVVYIEILGRHPFSGREVPISNGSGFVVAADGLIVTNAHVVADRRRVRVRLPSGDTYEATVTAVDPVADIATLRIQTKEPLPTLPLGRSSDVRQGEFVVAMGSPFALQNTITSGIVSSAQRPARDLGLPQTNVEYIQTDAAIDFGNSGGPLVNLDGEVIGVNTMKVTAGISFAIPSDRLREFLHRGEKKNSWFGISGSQRRYIGVMMLTLTPSILAELQLREPSFPDVQHGVLIHKVILGSPAHRAGLRPGDVILAIGEQLVQNAEDVYEAVRTQSQLAVRIRRGPETLTLYVTPEVTE; via the exons ATGGCTGCGCTGAGGGCGGGGCGGGCTGCAGGCCGGAGCCTCTGGGGATGGCGGGCGCTGGGGGGGGCGCGCTGGGGGACCGGACCCGTGGTGACCCCTGACCTCCGGGCCCTGCTGACGTCAGGAGCTTCCGACGCTCGGGCTCGGGTGACGTACTGGCCCCTCCGTCCCCCGGCCCGGTTGTCCGCGGGGGATCCTGAGCCTCCGGCATGTCCGACGTCGGGGACCCCCGATCCCCCCCGAGCGCGGCTGACCGCGGGGACCTCCGCGTCCCGGAATGCCTCAGAGACCCCCGGAGCACGCCCGCCCGTGTGGCTGGCGGTGGCGCTGGGCGCCGGGGGAGCGGTGGTGTTGCTGTTGTGGGGCGGGGGTCGCGGGCCCCCAGCGGTCCTGGCTGCTGTCCCTGGCCCGCCGCCCACCTCTCCCCGGAGCCAGTACAATTTCATTGCAGACGTGGTGGAGAAGACGGCCCCTGCCGTGGTCTACATCGAGATCTTGGGCCG GCACCCTTTCTCCGGCCGCGAGGTCCCTATCTCAAACGGCTCTGGATTCGTGGTGGCTGCCGATGGGCTCATCGTGACCAACGCCCATGTGGTGGCTGATCGTCGCCGGGTCCGTGTGAGGCTGCCCAGCGGTGACACGTATGAGGCCACGGTCACAGCTGTGGATCCCGTGGCAGACATCGCCACGCTCAGGATTCAGACCAAG GAGCCTCTGCCCACACTGCCTCTGGGCCGCTCGTCTGATGTGCGCCAAGGGGAGTTTGTGGTTGCCATGGGAAGTCCCTTTGCACTACAGAACACGATCACATCGGGGATCGTCAGCTCTGCTCAGCGCCCAGCCAGAGACCTGGGACTACCCCAAACCAACGTGGAATACATCCAGACAGATGCAGCTATTGAT TTTGGAAACTCTGGAGGTCCCCTGGTTAACCTG GATGGGGAGGTGATTGGGGTGAACACCATGAAGGTCACAGCTGGAATCTCCTTTGCCATCCCTTCTGATCGCCTTCGAGAGTTTCTACATCGTGGGGAAAAGAAGA ATTCCTGGTTTGGAATCAGTGGGTCCCAGCGCCGCTACATTGGGGTGATGATGCTGACTCTGACTCCCAG CATCCTTGCGGAACTGCAGCTTCGAGAACCAAGCTTTCCTGATGTTCAGCATGGCGTACTCATCCATAAAGTCATCCTGGGCTCCCCTGCACACCG GGCTGGTCTGCGGCCGGGTGATGTGATCTTGGCCATTGGGGAACAGCTGGTACAAAACGCTGAAGATGTTTATGAAGCTGTTCGAACCCAATCCCAGCTGGCAGTGCGGATCCGCCGGGGGCCGGAAACGCTGACTTTATACGTGACCCCTGAGGTCACAGAATGA